A region of the Rhinoraja longicauda isolate Sanriku21f chromosome 36, sRhiLon1.1, whole genome shotgun sequence genome:
ctttatcttgcactaaacgttatttatgTTATGCCCTTCATCGTGtgtgtgtacactgtggacggctcgaatgtaatcatgtattgtcttcctgctgactgggagGCACgtaacaaatttgaggaaggatattcttgctattgagggcgtgcagcgtaggtttactaggttaattcccggaatggcaggactgtcctatgttgaaagactggagcgactaggcttgtatacactggaatttagaaggatgagaggggatcttatcgaaacatataagattattaaggggttggacatgttagaggcaggaaacatgttcccaatgttgggggagtccagaaccaggggccacagtttaagaataaggggtaggccatttagaacagagatgaggaaaaacttttttagtcagagagttgtgaatctgtggaattctctgcctcagagggcagtggaggccaattctctgaatacattcaagagagagctagatagagctcttaaggatagcggagtcagggggtatggggagaaagcaggaacggggtactgattgagaatgatcagccatgatcacattgaatgacggtgctggctcgaagggccgaatggcctactcctgcacctattgtctattgtctataaaagcttttcactgtacgtcggtgcatgtgacattaaatttaactaaactaaacagctggtagaaccgctgccaccagagacccgggttcaagtctgccctcgggtgctgcctgtgtggagtttgcacgttctccccgtgactgtgtgggtttccctttgggtgctccggtttcctcccacatctcaaagatgcgtgggtttataggttaattggtctttacATAAAAacacccctggtgtgcagggagtgagggagagggcagGGTAACATTGAGCTTGTGtgaatcgatggttggcgtggacttggtgggccgaaggtcctgcatccatgctgtatcactgaagtaaactaaactagattaaactgAGAAAGGGAATTGAATAAACTTTGGATGAAAAACTATTTACTGGAGTCCCTCCACAAATCTGGAAAAGGGGATCATCGGGTTCCTGTGCGGTACCTTCTATGATTCTGTGTTCTGTATTTTCAGAGACCATTTGCAAGTCCACCCGTCAGCTATCATTCCTCGTTTCCAAGGCAAACATCAGAGCACTGCAGTGACAACAGTAATGGGAGGGGCAGTCCCTCAGAATACTCGGCAAGCCGCAGCAGAGAGGGTATGGCGGTAGAAATTATATTGTTGAACTGGAATCTATAATGCGCCCAGTCTTTGAACAAGGGGATTGGATGGTGTTgtccattttgtgtgtgtgtgtgtgtgtttgtgcatgtgtgtgtttgtgcgtttgtgtgtgtgtgtgtgtgtgcgtgcgtgtgtgtgtttgtgtgtgtgtgtttgtgcatgtgtgtgtttgtgcgtgtgtgtgtttgtgtgcgtgtgcgcgcgtgtgtatcCAACTCAAACCCATACCTGAAACACAGGTGATGTGGATATggctgttgggggaggggggtaagaagCAGATTTTCCAAACCAAACTAACTCTGCAttgaagaacacaaagtgctggattaactcagcgggtcaggcagcatctctggagaacacggattggagacgtttcagttcaggatccttcttcagactgattatggggcggcgggggggggaagaaaggtgggagagaggTGAAGCATGGTAGGTGGACACAGGCTAGGGGGGTTTtagatagacagatggttggagcAAAGGTGCTTCATTGCAGGTGCGAGTCAGACGGACTGAAGAGtgaaattgtgaagtcagaggaaggaatgtaggaggtgggggagggagaaatcAGTGCAAGTGGggcagaggagtggggggggggtggggtgggtggtgtggaggagaaaggggaaggggagggggggatttgtTAGAGGTTGCCTTACATTGGAGAATGcattgttcataccgttgggttgaacTCTGCAGTGAACTAGCAACTGGTCAATTGATGCAAGGTGTTAGATTGTAAAGGTAAACAATAATATTGTTTATTATTAACGAGTGGTGTAGTGATGATGTCACTGGACTATTAAtccaacagagagagagagaggcaaaccTAACCATGATAGCTTGGGGAATTAAAATTGGTTAATCAATAAGGAGAATGAGAAACACTGATATCCGTAATTATACCGGAGGGCGGCACagttgcacagcagtagaattgctgcctttcagcgccagagacctgggtttgaccctgactgcgggcgctgtctgtacggagtttgtaccttcttcccgtgaccaagtgggttttctccgggtgctctggtttcctcccacactccaaagacaagcatGTTTTATACGATAATTGGCACTGGTaaaagattgtaagttgtccctcgtgtgtaggatagtgttagtatagggtgtgatcgctggtcggcgtggatttagatttagattttagattttttagatttagagacacagcgcggaaacaggcccttcggcccaccgggtccgcgccgcccagcgatccccgcacattcacactatcctacacacactagggacaatttttttattttttaaacatttgcccagccaattaacctacatacctgtacgtctttggagtgtgggaggaaaccgaagatctcggagaaaacccacgcaggtcacggggagaacgtacaaactccgtacagacggcgcccgtagtcaggatcgaacctgagtctctggcgctgcattcgctgtaaggcagcaactctaccgctgcgccaccgtgccgcccaatttgaTTTGGtgtgccgaaggccctgtttccgcgccaaATCTCTCGGGTCTAAAGTCTAGAGTAATGGTGGCCATGAAACCAATTGATTATCCAAACCTACCTTAATTAATCGGGAAAGGAGACCAGCCTTGCTCATCAATCTGGATAACATTAGGCTCCAGACTTACAGCATCGTGGATTTTTAACTGCATGCTGAAATGGGTCAAGGCATTGAGTTCAGGGATGAAGAACAAATAACTGGCAAAGACTCCACCATATCATGAATGGATTGGAACGTAGATGAAGGATTGTGTTGAATCAGCACTGCGGTATTATATCATGTATCGTTGGGCAGTGCATTGAACATATTTATTCCATTACAAAAGTGTAGAATTATTCAGTCTGACAGCCAGGGATTTCCTTTTGCTTAGAAGTGCCAAGTGAACTGATTCATCTGTTTTGTAACAATTTGGGACATATGAAATAATCCTTGGAATCTGGGCCATTTCTCCCAAACGCCACATGCTTTCCATCCGTTTGCCTCTATCCTTCTTTGTTTTCCTGTCTAAGAAATTGGTGTCCCCCACAAAACCACCCTGTATATGTGGCCCCTGAGaagtatgagtttagtttattgtcacgtgtaccgaggtacagtgaaaagctttggtcgcgtgctaaccaggcagcagaaagacaatgcatgattgcaatcgggCCAACCCGCAGTGTGCCGATACACGAtaaaggcaataggcaataggcaggaggaggccattcggcccttcgagccagcaccaccattcaatgtgatcatggctgatcattcacaatcagtaccccgttcctgccttctccccataccccctgactccgctatcattaagagctccatctagctctctcttgaaagcatccagagaattggcctccactgccttctgcggcagagaattccacggatttccaactctctgactgaaaaagtttttcctcatctccgttctaaatggcctaccccttattcttaaactgtggccccttgtttcagTTATCTGGTTTATCTTCAAGCcaatttgttgtgcaaagccACTGAGACGGGATGGGGTTTTTTTCctgcatgtgtttgtgagtgtgggagGCCAGAGCTACGTCATTAGCAAAATCAAGATCTTCCAGTGTTGAGAAGAGAGTCCATCGTATTCCTCTTGCATGATCTTCGGTTGTCTGACGCATCACCCAGTCAATAGCAATATTGAAGAGTAGCGCTGACATCACACACCGTTGTCGAACTCCTGTCTtcacaggggtaggccatttagaacggagatgaggaagaactttttcagtcagagagtggtgaaggtgtggaattctctgcctcagaaggcagtggaggccagttcgttggatgctttcaagagagagctggatagagctcctaaggatagcggagtgagggggtatggggagaaggcaggaacggggtactgattgagagtgatcagccatgatcgcattgaatggcggtgctggctcgaagggctgaatggcctactcctgcacctattgtctattgtctattcacctgGAATGTGTGGTTACTGTCCCCTACTCTGCAAGAGAAGTTGGCGTAGAAGCTCTTAATTACTTCGACTATGTGCTGTGGGATCCCTTACATTCGTAATATGCCCCAGATGCTGTCAAAAGCTTTCTCAAAATCATCAAATCAACGaaggttctccactcctgtctgttctgggctagtttctggacactaccccaggtcaattccatagttttcatttcctcctctgcAGTTCAACGCCACTGTGGTTTCGGGTCTCCCTCTCTTCCTTTTCTCATCTGGTGTCCAGTGCATGGCCACGCTGTGCAATGTTCTATAACATTACGCAGGGCAAATATCTGGTCAATGCATCCCCTCCCACCACGAAATCCTGCCTGCTCTTTCCTGAGCTGCTTCTGAGGTACATTGTATTATATCCTTTGCCAGAATCTTGCCTGGAATTGATAGAAGAGTGATCCCTCTCCAATTGTTACACTCTCTTAAGTTGCCTTTCTTTGGTCTCCTAATGATGACTCCTTCTGACCAGTCATCAGGTATCTCCTTTCTTTCCCAAATAGCTGTGAAAAATGGTACAAATACTTCGGCTGCAAGTTCTGGGTACGCCTTAAACAGCTCTGCATtgaggttttccacttttaaGGAACTTAATGGCTATAACAATTTCCTCCTCAGTTGGTGATTCATTGCTAATATCTACGTCATCCTCTGCTTGTTGGGTGTTAGCCTCTATTATGGGCGGTGTTCTATCTAATACTTCATTAAAGTGTTCCACCCAGCGGGCTTCTTCTTCTGTTTCTGTTAGGAGTCGGCCCTTTTTGTCTACAATTGGTGTCTCAGTGGTTCGACGATGTTTGCCACAGATTATTTTGGTTGTATTGTAGACCTTCCCTTGCTCTCCTTTCTTATTTGCATCTTCTGCTTGGTTggctagatagacaatagacaataggtgcaggaggaggccattcggcccttcgagccagcaccgccattcaatgtgatcatggctgatcattctcaatcagtaccccgttcctgccttctccccatatcccctgactccgctatccttaagagctctatctagctctctcttgaatgtattcagagaattggcctccacctgaTCTTCCAGGTACGCCCGTTTGTCAGCTCTGGCTTTCCTCTGAACTGCTTTCTTTGCTTCTTTCATTTTCTCCTATGTTTAATGGTTTGCCATGTGTCTtccgttatagacaatagacaatagacaataggtgcaggagtaggccattcagcccttcgagccagcaccgccattcaatgcgatcatggctgatcactctcaatcagtaccccgttcctgccttctccccataccccctgactccgccatccttaagagctcaatccagctctctcttgaatgcattcagagaattggcctccactgccttctgaggcagagaattccacaccttcaccactctctgactgaaaaagttcttcctcatctccgttctaaatggcctaccccttattcttaaactgtggccccttgttctggactcccccaacattgggaacatgtttcctgcctctaatgtgtccaatcccctaattatcttatatgtttcaataagatcccccctcatccttctaaattccagtgtatacaagcctaattgctccagcctttcaacatacgacagtcccgccattccgggaatcaacctagtgaacctacgctgcacgccctccatagcaagaattatccattccttctttatTTTCTGCTTTATCCCCAGGCAGGCTTCGCTGGTTTTCACATAAGCTATTTTGGTTTGTTCCCACAcggtattaatattaatattatttacATTTGGCTCTGTGTGATCATCCATATCTACTAGTGCCTGAAACCCGTTCCTTAATTGTAGCACAAAATAACTTTTCACTTTTGGGTCATGTAGTTTCTCAACGACAAACTGTTGCCTGCTTGTCTTTTCGCTCCCGGTTTTCCTCAGTTTGACTTTGAGAACAGCCAGGACCAGGTGATGGTCACTACCAACATCAGCTCCTCGTTTAACCTTAACATCAAGTACTGAgcgccttcctgccttctccccataccccctgactccgctatccttaagagctctatctggctctctcttgaaagcatccagagaattggcctccactgccttctgcggcagagaattccacagatttacaaccctctgactgaaaaagtttttcctcgtctccgttctaaacggcctaccccttattcttaaactgtggcccctggttctggactccccccaacattgggaacagagaataacgtgaatgacattcagtgcaaggtcaagccagtgaagtccgatcaaagatagtccgagggtctccaacgaggtggaTATTAGCTCAGGTCTGCTCTCAGGTAGTTGGTAAGgttcttcagttgcctgatagcagctggaaagaaactgaccggtgaatctggaggtgtgcgtttttgcgGTGGTGGTGggctgcagtatgtggtgaagaTACTCCCACGGCGTAGTTAGATTGGGAGCTCCAGGATTTAGATTTAGCAAAGTGGAACAGCAATACTTTTTCAAGTGGAGGTGGAGCATGACGGAGCGGAACCTGTTGGCGGTGGTGTTATCATGCAAGTGCTATCTTCTTGATTGAACATTGTTTCATCTCTTAATGGAATGCGTTTCAAAAAATATTCTTTCTACCTTCATTGATTTACATTTTCTCTGTCACCTTTGTCACCTAATGTCATTCCCAGCTTCTTACCATAGCAACACAGAGAACCTTGTGATTTATGCAGTATCTGCGCCAGCTACTATTTTTGTAATGTAGTTAAATATCCAGAGGTGATTTACAGGCATGTCGTTGGCAACCCATTATAATGCAGAGATAGAGACTAGAAGGGTTGGTGAAGTATTGAGTATAAAGGCAGGGtggtttatttaatttagtttatagttGCATGCACCAAGGTATggagaaaagcttttgctgcgtgttatccagtcagcggaaagacaatacttaaggatagcggagtcagggggtatggggagaaagcaggaacggggtactgattgagaatgatcagccatgatcacattgaatggcggtgctggctcgaagggccgaatggcctcctcctgcacctattgtctattgtctattacttgattacaatcaagccgtccactgtgtacagatacaggataaaagaacGACGTTTAAAGcacgataaagtcctgtaaagaccgattaaagatagttcaaaggtctccaaagaggtagatggtagctcaagaccactctctagttggtggtaggacggttcagttgcctgataacagctgggaagaaactgtccctgaatctggaggtgtgagtttctGTATCCcaagcccgatgggagaggggagaagagggagtgaccggggtgtgactcgtccttgattgtgctgctggccttgccgcggcagcgtgaggtgtaaatggcgtcaatggaagggaggttggtttgcgtgatgggctgggctgcgtccacaatctgCTGCAgctccttgcggtcttggatggagctgaatCTCGGAGGTCCGTGCGAGGAGAGGGAGTGGTCCCGGTGAGACTCGCTCCTCGATCATGCtgttgaccttgccgaggcagcgtgaagtgtagatggagtcaatgggaggcagGTCGGGAGGGATTCCACAGCTTGGGGCCTTAGCAATTGCGAAAAACAGTTGACCGTGTGAGTCCCATAAACACTGGGGCAATGAAGGAGCTGgaattggagggaaatggagacagTGCGCGGTTTGTGGGAGGTTTGGCTGTGGAAGGATATGAAGCCTCAGGAAGGAATGCTAGGTTTAATGCATCAGAGGGCTCGGACTGGCTGTGAGTCAGTGAATAGCATTTAGTGTGAGTCAGAGCAAGGACCCCAGGGTTTTGTCTGCTCAGAGAATCCTTGCCTGCCAAACTAGACCAGATCAGCctggataaggtcataagtgataggagcagaattaggccattcggcccatcaagtctccagagatgctgcctggcccgctgagttactccagcactctgtgtctatcttcgggtataaaccagcatctgcagttcctttctacacatcctgttcaatcatggctgatctatctgaatcagtctgaagaagggtctcgacccgaaacgtcacccattccttctctcccgagatgctgcctgacctgctgagttactccagcattttgtgaataaatggctgatctatctctccctcccaaccccattctcctgccttctccccataacccacgacacccgtacaaattaatcaagaatctatttatctctggatAAAGGAGATGATCATACAATGGCCAGCTATCAGCCTATTCACGTTTACACGCCACTCAGTACTAATTAGACACCGTGGACCTAATTCTCGAGCTCCAAGCAAACCATTTTTGAAGTGAAAGGCAACCCCGGTGATATTTGGCCCAATTTCATCAAGTAcccggtggcacgatggcgcagcggtagagttgctgccttacagcgccagagacccgggttccatcctaactacgggtgctgtctgtgcggagtttgtacgttctccccgtgacctgcgtgggctttccccgagatcgtcggtttcctcccacgctccaaagacgtgcaggtttgcaggttaattgcctcgtTGTAAATGTAAGAAaacaattgtcccttgtgtgtgtatgcTGGGTAATGTTAGATAACcgcagggacttggtgggctgaagggcttgtgtccacgctgtatctcaaaacaaaacgAAACTAACATACTCGTCATACTCTTGATCTTTCATAGTCCTACGAAAGAACTGCCCGTAATTGATAAGTTGCAGGAAGCTAAAAGCATGGCAGCTAATGGTTGAGTGAAGGAAGTCACGGACTCACGACAGGGTGGGTTGAATTcagcttagaaacataggaacctGGCCTTTACATCAAAGTGTCCCAATTGGTTTTACCTGCTGACCCCAAAAGGCAGCTGCAAATTTGTCTCGCCAAAAATATCGAGTGAACTGGagcagctcggtggcgcagcggtagagttgctgccttacagcaccagagattcgggttcaatcctgaccacgggtgctgtctgtacgaggtttcgtacattctcgctgtgaccgctggggtctcctgtttcctcccacgttccaaagacgtgaaggttcgtcggttcattggcttctgtaaattgtggctGGCGTGCGCTGTAGATGGacctggcgcggactcggtgggccgaagggcctgtgtctccaCGCTGcggtctctaaactgaactaacgtcCATCCTTCTCGTTACCAGGCAACCAGTACTCTGAAGGAGCAGAGATGAAAAACCACAAAAGGAAGTTGCGTCTCGGAGAGGACCATGATGCCAACTTGCCCAAGCAGCCGCGGATGGCGCCTAACGCCAGCACCAAGCTGGGAAACGGCCACACGCGATCTCCACAGGGCACAGAGCGACAGGGTAGGAACGAAGCGGCAATGTCGGGGCAGGAAGAACCCAAGGGGATGGAGGAGATGGGGCGAGGAGCCAGTAGCCAGTCCAAGGCTTCGCAGCATGAAGATCAGTTTGGAGGAAATTTGGGCGCCCAGGAAAATCCGACAAAGCATTATCACAATGGCAAAGGGGAATCAAAATCGAGTTGCTCCAGATTGGCTCCGGCCTCTCTGGCAAGCGATGGCAAGGCGTCCCTCCATAAAATCCCAACACCATTCCAGGATCATCTGGAGGACCTGGGCAGGTCACCGTTGCTGTTCCCTGCGCATTCCGTTAACACGTCAAGCAGCGGGAACTGGAGGGACGCCAGCAGACTGTATCCCGGGAAAGAAGGCCAAAAGATGGACGTCCAAAAAGGGCCGTCGCAATCCTCAGTCGATTACCAAGGCTCTCACGGCGCAAAGTTCAAATCGAAAGAGTGGTCGGGCATGGCGAGCCGTTCAGATTGCACCGACCTGCCCGCCCACAAGGAGGGCCATGCCACCGACGCACTTTGCAGAGTGTCAAGTCCCGACAACAGCCAGAAGTTCTGCTTTCAACACCCTTCACCCAAAGCCAACAACCCTGACGCATCAAAGAAGACTTTGGCGTTGAACAAGAGGGCTCCGTCTCCTTTGTACAATGGGACTGGGGTTGTGGAGGCAGCCTGGCACCCCTTCTACTCTGCACCCACGTCCGGCGAAATTTCAGGGCCTCAGCTAGTTTCTTACGTGACCAAGGGCGCAGGATCAAGCACTTACTCACATTTGCACCCTCATTTCCCCCACTTCCTCGGTGGCAGCTTGCCAGTAGGGCACCAGTCCTCCCTCTCATCTCTGCTGGCCCTCAATCCTCAGCTGGACATGGCGTACAGCACCAGCCTTGGACCGCTAGCCTCCGCCTACAGTTGCTACCATCCAAAACATCTCCAGGCATCCAACCAGGCCCAGTTGTCGGCAGCCTACGGGCACCTCAACTTCTACCCTGCAATGTGGCAGAATGTGAACATTGACATGCACTCAGGGGCAAGGCTGCCAGCTGTACATCAGGGTTATGTGAATGGGGAGCCCGCTTACAACATGGTGAGTACCGCCCGATCCTTGCACACCCTGACCGCTGAGCGAGCGCTTTAACCACATTTAACAGGGattaatggagcaaagtacaggtgctcctcagctcacGATGGGGTTTacgttccaagaaacccatcgcaaaccgaagatatcgtaagtcgaaatgcatttaatacacgcgatcacgtggccggaagcgagttgCGGCTCGCTaaggggtcgctgccgtttgcaccatcgtaacgtcaaagcatcgtaaggcggggagcgTCTGTGGTAccggttggcgcagcggtagagttgctgcctcacagcgctggaggccCGGGTTTGTTTCTGATGGTGGgccctgtctggacggagtttgtacgttctccctgtgaccgtgtgggctttctccgggtgctccggtttcctcccacactccaaagtgggaGGAaaagtgcagggttgtaggtttattggcttcggtaaacgtGTAATCTTGTCCGCAGTGCGTCGGATAGTATtagtgggtgatcactggttagcacggacttggtgggctgaaggacccttgTTCACGCCCTATGCCCA
Encoded here:
- the LOC144610310 gene encoding uncharacterized protein LOC144610310 isoform X1, coding for MKAPATCDGCGTYRASSHRINQADSQRPFASPPVSYHSSFPRQTSEHCSDNSNGRGSPSEYSASRSREGNQYSEGAEMKNHKRKLRLGEDHDANLPKQPRMAPNASTKLGNGHTRSPQGTERQGRNEAAMSGQEEPKGMEEMGRGASSQSKASQHEDQFGGNLGAQENPTKHYHNGKGESKSSCSRLAPASLASDGKASLHKIPTPFQDHLEDLGRSPLLFPAHSVNTSSSGNWRDASRLYPGKEGQKMDVQKGPSQSSVDYQGSHGAKFKSKEWSGMASRSDCTDLPAHKEGHATDALCRVSSPDNSQKFCFQHPSPKANNPDASKKTLALNKRAPSPLYNGTGVVEAAWHPFYSAPTSGEISGPQLVSYVTKGAGSSTYSHLHPHFPHFLGGSLPVGHQSSLSSLLALNPQLDMAYSTSLGPLASAYSCYHPKHLQASNQAQLSAAYGHLNFYPAMWQNVNIDMHSGARLPAVHQGYVNGEPAYNMGFPNPWSFHQSHKKVANDQAELGQYSSVANAKDLAGGKANSTYVYNGDVNGARMYGDFVHPFPHGPGKVEVQNVSCSKAGLYPRPEVQLYKEVAFKQDLETDGPAEAEARDGKPLSLVVRSEQKARPGEPSLASPNLRPAPGSKEPPTSSSPSGFTLLNHSPDFPRKTGPAAAQHQQVIVDENQRGLTLEATSLYPASNGGIGLQHSPFHRPPREAGAKVKDHYQRPIPRASRSFKGRTRMPFET
- the LOC144610310 gene encoding uncharacterized protein LOC144610310 isoform X2 codes for the protein MKNHKRKLRLGEDHDANLPKQPRMAPNASTKLGNGHTRSPQGTERQGRNEAAMSGQEEPKGMEEMGRGASSQSKASQHEDQFGGNLGAQENPTKHYHNGKGESKSSCSRLAPASLASDGKASLHKIPTPFQDHLEDLGRSPLLFPAHSVNTSSSGNWRDASRLYPGKEGQKMDVQKGPSQSSVDYQGSHGAKFKSKEWSGMASRSDCTDLPAHKEGHATDALCRVSSPDNSQKFCFQHPSPKANNPDASKKTLALNKRAPSPLYNGTGVVEAAWHPFYSAPTSGEISGPQLVSYVTKGAGSSTYSHLHPHFPHFLGGSLPVGHQSSLSSLLALNPQLDMAYSTSLGPLASAYSCYHPKHLQASNQAQLSAAYGHLNFYPAMWQNVNIDMHSGARLPAVHQGYVNGEPAYNMGFPNPWSFHQSHKKVANDQAELGQYSSVANAKDLAGGKANSTYVYNGDVNGARMYGDFVHPFPHGPGKVEVQNVSCSKAGLYPRPEVQLYKEVAFKQDLETDGPAEAEARDGKPLSLVVRSEQKARPGEPSLASPNLRPAPGSKEPPTSSSPSGFTLLNHSPDFPRKTGPAAAQHQQVIVDENQRGLTLEATSLYPASNGGIGLQHSPFHRPPREAGAKVKDHYQRPIPRASRSFKGRTRMPFET